In Paenibacillus xylanilyticus, the genomic window CTGTGTCCCTGATACCCATCTTCGCCATAAGCTGTTCCATGATCCGAAAATGCAAGACAGAACGTTGGCCGCGTACGTCCCCGCATGGCATCAAACAACGGCCCCAGCGCCTGATCCACATACCGAAGGGCAGCCCGTTGAGTCTCAACAGAGTCCTCCCTTGCCCCTTCCACAAAATAGCGATTGGGACCATGAATGGCCGACACATTCAAAAATAGAAATACTTTCTCATCCTGTGGTATCTGTTCAAGCAGCTTCAATGCGTGCTGGACCTGATGCTCTGTCGAGCGAGGATTGGTAACCCCAAAGGTCATTCGCCAATAACTCTGCTGAAAGTAGCCCGGCAGCACTTTGGCCAGCGGATTTTTTTTCGTAAAAAATATGACTCCACCGATACAAATTGTGCGGTATCCTTCCTCTGCCAAACCAGATACGATATCCGGTGTATCAAACAGCCACGTATGCGGATGAGTCTTCAATCCGGTATTACGGGAATGAAACAGCCGGACATGCGAGGCCTTGTCCGTATTGGCGGGCGTAGGCATGAAACCACCAAAAAAGGCATGATGTGCTGCATATGTAAAACTTCCTGGGGTATGGCGTTTCTCCCAGGGGCCTGATCCGCACAGATTGGGACAATTCGCTTCCTCCTGCTTCGCTACGTCATATCTTAACGTATCCAGAGTAATCATTAATAGATCATGGGAGCCAACAATGGTGTTCATATCAGGCATGTTCGTAAGGCTCCTTTCGCAGAATGTCCATCTCCCACTCATATGTTCCAAGTCCGTTGTGCTGTACGTGGTACAGCAGATCACCGAACGGATTTACATCCAGAACATAGGTACGTGGGTTATCCCCACCGCTGAGCATGACATCAATGCCTGCAGACCATGAATTCGGAAATGCAGCCATCGCTGTTTGGGCAGCGGTTTGGACCAGACCCAGCCTATAGCCGTCCACGCCCGCTTCCTCGGGCAGCATCCGCTCGTTGCGTAAATGCAAATTCGTTATAGGCGTCTGGCTTAGCCTCACAATGGCATGACCTGCATGACCGCCAGCCACAAGCTGACGAATATCAAATACACGCGAGCCATATGATGCCTTGGCCATCCACCGTTCAATTTGAGCCCCTTCTGCACATAACCAGTCCAGCAGAGTCTTAATTTCCTCATTGCGGGTATACCTCTGCATGCGGCCTTCGTTGTAGAAAATCGGCCTGCCCTTAACCACTGCCATCCCCACAGTGGTAACAGCAATCTCAGCACCCGTTCGCGGGTTAATCTGATAAGCAACAACACCAGATGCCGCCGAGCCACAGGCAAGCTTAACAAATACCCGGTACATGCCTGAAGCCTGCATGGCCGCGCGCAGTTCCGAATAGCTCAATATTTGCTCCGGAGACTGGAGAACGGGAGGAACATCAACTCTGTGAGCCGATAAATGCTGTTGGCACTTCCTTTTGTCAAACATGGTAGCAATATCTTCTGGATCATTCAGGAATCTGGCAGAAGGCCACAATTCACCCGCTTCCCTTCCAATTCGCTTCAGACAGCCTTTCCAGCCATTAAACCACTGGGCAGGTGCATAGATGCGCCCCCAATCCTGCCGCAGCTCAAGCGCCTCCTCTGCTGTAAACGACTCTCTGCTTAATGATTCAGTGTTGGGGTCGCCATCCTTCGCCCCAAGAGATAACAATTCACGCTCCACATCCCATTGCTCTCCCGGTGCATCCATTCGAATCAGGGGTGCCACTTCCGCTGTAGCCTTGCGTTGTAAACCTGGATTGACCACATCGGCCAAGGATCCACCCTGTCTCCAGGTCTTGAGCACGTCGGCATAGGGGATCACTTTAGCAGGGCTCAAGCCACATTCCAGCCTCGCCTGCTGCAGGCCTTTGGTTCTGCGATTATCCGGGTTTCCGATCAACCAAAACGGCCGTTCTATGTGCCGCTCATTGCTCTGGGATTGGGGTTGTCGTCTCTGATCTGTCTGGTTCGCTGTAACGCCTGACATCTCTTATTCCGTTAATGACGGATAACGCCAGTCATCTTCATCACTCTGCTGCTGATCGCTGACATCAACGGATAAGCCTGAACGTTTCCAGCGAATGAGCATTTCGTCTGTCATGTAGTGGTAGCTGAGATCGAGATGCTTCAACTTCTTAATCTTGTCGCTGGCAAGCAGAGCCTCAGCCCCTTCATCCGACAATGTGCCTTGGGAAAGGTCCAGTACTTCGAGTTGATCAACAATGGGTGCCTGTGCCACGGCTTTGGCGATGTCATCCTGAATTTCACTGTCTTTCAGGCCAAGGTACACCAGCTTGGGGAATCGTCCCTGTTCCAGCAGCGGAAGCACATCTTCAAGTGAACCGTCGAAGCCATAATCATCTACACCCAGGTACAATTCGAGCTTGCGCAGCTCAGGCAATTGAGCATTGGTAATGGAAGAGAGTACCTCCTGAGGCAGTCCACCACAGATAATGACCAGCTCTTCAAGCTTGGCATGTTGCAAGGGTTCAAGGCTTAATCCGCTACTGCCTTTTACCGTAAAGGACTTCAGTTCTGGAAAAGCCTTTAGAAGCGGGGTCAGATCAGTCTGAATAATCCAGGAAACTTCACACTCTTCAAAGCCCATATCTCCAATGAACAGCTTTTTTAATGACCGAAAACTTGGCGCCAATTCAATAAGAACATTCATGAATTCGTCCGGAGAACTCTCGTAAGCTTGTCCCCAATCTCCGATAACCAGACTTTCCAGTGTACCCGCTTCGGGGTTGGCAGCCAATTCCCTGATCAAATTCTCCATACGGATACCGTTCTCATAGTCATCGAAAGATACCGTTAGCTTCACTTCCTGCATTGATTAATCCCTCCGATTGAGTTCATTCTTGATTCGTTAATTCGAATGTTACCCCATCCTGCATGAGGCTTGCAACTTCTTCCAACTCCGGTCCCATGATGATTCTCAAACACGAAATGGCTATACATCATTAACTAGGAAAGGGAACGTATGTTCTTTTTCGATTTGTTTCAAAAGGGTGATTCCGGTTAGGTATATAGGTGGATATAAATTAAGATCACCAATGGTTATCTTGGTTCTATATACTTCGATTCTGCGCCCTTCTTGGTAATATCAAAAAAGGCGTTAATAGCCGGAGTCCATTCCACAATCCTCGGGAATGATACTCCTTCCATTAACGCCTTCATAGGTTGTTCAGGTTGTTATACCTGATTCATAAGATTTCCGGTTAACCAGGATTCAGCCTTCAAGCCGGGATACAAGCGCTCGTAATGCATGACCACGATGACTGATAGCCTGCTTTTGTTCCAGCGTAAGCTCAGCCATCGTCATCTCGTATTCAGGTACATAGAATAGAGGATCGTACCCGAAACCGCCACCACCGGCAGCCTCGCTCGTAATCCAGCCTTCTGCTGTTCCCTCCGCTTCAAACTTGTCCCCTGTTGCCGGGTCATACAGAACCAGGGCACATACAAAGCGTGCCGGACTGAGCAGCGGCTGTTGTGTATCCTCACCGGATTTGATGGATTCCAGCGCTGCAAGCAGCTTGGCATTATTCAGGGCATCTGTTGCTCCTTCGCCAGCATATCTTGCCGAATACACACCCGGCTCCCCATCCAGCAGATCCACACAAAGTCCTGAATCATCGGCCAACACAGGAAGACCAAGTGCATCTCCTACCGCTTTTGCTTTCTTCCAGGCATTCTCGGCAAAGGTTACCCCGTCCTCCACGACATCCGGAAGCTCGGGGTAATCGAACATGCTTTTGACCTCTTTGCCAAGGGGTGCAAATGCATGGGCAAACTCTCTTACTTTACCCTGATTCCGGGTTGCAACAATGATGATTGGGCTGTCCAGATGCATCTTAGGCTTCTCCTAATCCACTAGCACCGATCTTGAGCGCAATCGGTCCAAGCACTTCTTTTTGCCGCTCAATCATCTCCAGGATTCCCTGCTCACCCAGTTCCAGCATGACATTAAGCTCCCGGCGATCGAATGGGGCTTCTTCACCTGTTCCTTGCAGCTCTACATATTTTCCGCCACCGGTCATGACGAGGTTCATGTCTACTTTTGCCTTGGAATCTTCATCATAGTTCAGATCCAGAACAGGCTGTTCTCCGACTACACCTACACTCACAGCTGCAATGAAATCCGTGATGGGGAAGGTTTGCAGGCGATGCTGCTGGGCAATTTTGTTCACAGCCAATGCCAGCGCCACAAACGAGCCGGTAATGGACGTTGTACGCGTCCCTCCATCGGCTTGAATAACGTCACAGTCCAGGGTAATGGTCCGCTCGCCAAGCGCCTGCAGGTTCACCACAGAGCGAAGTGCACGGCCGATCAGACGCTGGATTTCCATCGTACGTCCAGTCAGCTTCCCGCGGTTCGCTTCACGCTGGTTCCGGGTATGTGTAGCACGGGGTAGCATGGAATATTCCGCAGTAACCCATCCCTTGCCTTGACCTTTCATGAACGGAGGAACGCGTTCCTCCACCGTTGCGGTACAGATAACCTTGGTATCCCCGACTTCAATCAGTACAGAACCTTCGGCGTATTTATTTGTGTTAATTGTTAAATTCATCGGCCGCAGCTGTTCGCTGGTTCGTCCGTTAGATCTCATCATTTCTGCCTCCTACGACTTAAGCATCCTGTAATTGTTGAACTGAGTCACACTTTACTAATCCTTTTTATTTTACCAAAGAGTTCTGTTAAAAGCATCTATCCGCCAAAGACTCTGTTACCCATCCCCAATTTTGTCCCCATCCTAGATCGGAATTTCATTGATATACTCGGGCTTGGAGACCGGCGAGCTATAATCACGGTTATCATCACCCATGACTGTTTTTTGGCCGTTCCACTCGATTTGAACCTTGGCATCCTTGCTCGCTGTATTTTCTGTCGTTGTCAATACGACCGATTGCAGCAGCTCGCTTGGCACAGCATCTCCTTCGACGAACATATCGTCTTTGAGTGCAACCGTAATGGTTCCATCCTCCGCCGTTTTGACGGATTGCAGTTCGGTGCCGCCTGTCATGACCTCTTCCAGTTCACCACCCTTGGCTGGCCCTTTAATCAGCTCATTGAGCGCGGCTTGCACCCGGTCCGTACCTGGTGTGACCAGGCGCGTAACCGGAACATAATATTGAATGCCCGCAGGCGAAGCAGCTGAGAAATACACGGTGACTGGACTGCTGTTGGTGGTGAACGTGTCTCCCAAATCAAGATTGATACCTACCGCCCGATTCAGCGGTTCAGGAAGCGGAGTACTGTTTACCGGCATTTGAGTCAGCTTTTTGCCGTCCACCCAGATCTGCACGTTCTCCACATCCGGTGTACCAGTCAGCGTCCACGTGACGGCTTCCAGCATTTTGCGCTCATCCTTGGCGTCGTATTTGGCAAAGTTACCTGAGAACTCCACGACTGCAAGCTTGTCGTCCGGATGAACGGTCACATTCTGCACCACCGTGCCTTGTGGAAGAACGCCTTGGAATCCTTCAGGTAGCATTCCTGCATAAGCACCACCTGTTACTAGTGTATCCAGGGCCGTCTTCGGACTACTAACGTCCGAACCTGCCGGAAGCGTCAATGATACCGGAGCGAGCAATCCCTGCTGATCCTGCAAATAGACTGTTGTGAGCGGAAGGGTTGCGAGTGTCCCATTGCCCTCGGCTGCCTGAATCATGGCTGCCTCCTGGATGGGCGGCGGTGGATCGATAGCCTCGGATGACTGTGCATTAAACATGCCGCAGCCGGACAACACCATCGGAATGCTCAGCAGCGCTGCTGCTGATGCCGTACGCATATATCGGATCTTACTCATGATCACGTTCCCCCTCATCATTTTTACAGTTTGTACTACCATGTATACGAGCCTTCGTCCAAAAAATAACTACTTTTTAAACAAGCCCTGATACACCAAGCAAAAACAATATTGAAAGAAAGAAACACAAAACGGGTTAATACGTATTAGGAATCAAGTGTAGGGACATTGCTAACTTCAGAGGAGGAATCGCCCATGGAACATCCAGAACAAGAAAAAATCCCTTACAGCCTGAACAGCCGCAAAGTCGCGGACGCTACAAGGGAATGGCTGCACAAGCGGGGCGTCACGATCCCAGAGATCGCAGAACTGGTCATGTTATTGCAGAAAAAGTACTATCCGGATCTCACGATGGAAGAATGTATCGATAACGTGGAGAAGGTTCTTCGCAAGCGGGAAGTGCAGAACGCTGTTCTGACAGGCATTCAGCTGGATCTGCTCGCAGAGCAGGGTCAACTCATTTCGCCTCTGCAGGAGATGATCGAAAATGATGAAGGGCTGTACGGCGTGGATGAGATTCTTGCCTTTTCCATCGTCAATGTATATGGCAGCATTGGATTCACGAATTACGGTTATGTAGACAAGCTTAAGCCTGGTGTACTTGAACGGCTGAACGATAAAAGCCTGGGACCTGTACATACGTTTCTGGATGATATTGTCGGGGCCATAGCCTCGGCAGCAAGCAGCCGAATCGCGCACCGCAAACAGTCGGAGCTGGAAGAAGCGTTAGGCCAGAAACCGGTCAGTGATGATGTCGTTTAACCCCCTTTTGTCATATGGAAATGAGACATGCCTATAAAGGACGAGCTCATGGAAAAAGCGGCCCTTGGGCCGCTTCTTTTTCGTATATACATCAGGTGTGATCATGCCTATTTTAACCCTTCCTGTCTCCCCGCTCCAACGAGTCCGTATGCTTCGCCCCAGTTCCGTTCCATGGCTGGCTGTGACTGTGAACGATTCGGTCCAATCGTGATTTGCGGTCCTTTGCGTTCACGCAGAAGCCCCCGCAGCACCGTAATACCAAGGATGGATAAGCCGGTAAAGACATACATTAAACGCATCAGTACATTCCCCGAATCGGAGCCTGTAACCATGCCATGCACCAGCAAACCGATAAATGCAGGATAGGACAGCATGTGGAACATAAACCACCATTTGCGGCCCAGTTTATTACGCAGATCACTGGAGAGCAGCACGATCAGCAGGGCGTAAAAGGACAACGTCCCAAGTCCGCTGCCAACCGGATGTACAGACGCGCTAAACGGAATAAGCAGTTCACTCCAGGTAAACGGACTGTAATGGTCGATATACAAGGTTAATGCGTGCAGGATACCAAGTCCAAAGGCAAGCCAGGTCGTCCGGGTATGCCACTGGTACATGGTGGCTTTGGGTTTGCCTTTGGCGGCAGTCATCCCTTGGGCAATTCCCAGAAAGACACCAGCAAAGAGCAGCAGATAAGCGGCTATCCCGCTAATACGAATAATATTCCACGTCGGTACATGATCAACAATCCATTGTGCCATAGCCGGCTCCCCCATATCTGATAGACTTATCGTTTCATCACTTTGCGTCAATATAAAAAACTGGATACAGGATACTCATCTTTAGATAAGGCTGAAGCAGTGATCCGGTTCAAAGCCTGGCCACTGCTCTTCGAGTGCATCCATATCCCCTCTGAACCAGAATTTACCTTCCCGGGTCACCCATAAAACATCATGCCGGTCATAATGCCTGTTCAGCCAACCCATCGCTTCAGCACTTCCGAGGATACAGACGGTCTTCGCGATAATCTCGCATTGCGAGACATGCTGGCCTAGAGCGGTGCATTGCACCACATCTGTATCAGCCGGCTTCATTGCCCGCGGGTCAATCAAATGATGGGACAGACTTCCATCTGCCTGCTGCCACTGTCTTCGTGCAATTCCTGAAGTCGCAACCGCCCCAGCGTCTAACTGAATGCTTCCTGTCAGATTGCGTTTATCCAGCATAGGATCCTTGATATAAACAGTCCATGCAGAAGACGCAGGTGTACCCCACATCTGAATATCTCCTCCCGCATTAATCATGCCTGCAGGAATGTGAAGTGTGCGCTGCAGCCAATCGGCAATGCGTTCCGTTGCCCAGCCTTTCACAATGCCGCCCAGATCCAGTTCAATCCCGGGATCCAGACGTACCATCCGGCTGCCCTGTCTGTGTATCCATCCTGGACAGGAATAATCGTGCTCCTCTTCCAGAATTAGTGCGGCAACCGTGGTTAAGGTATGCTGCAGGGAGGGCGTCATGCCTCGCTCCTGCTGCCCGATCTGATCGAAGCTGACATCATATCCCTGCTGCCGAAGAGCTTTTGAAATACCCGGTTGAAAGATCCCTTCTGTCTGACCTATATATCCGTATGCCAAACTCAATACCTCATCCATGGCAGCAGAAACGGGCATCCATCCCACTGAACGGTTCAGACGATTCAATTCACTATTGGATATAAACCGACTGAAGCGCTGCTCTTGAGTTTCAAACCAGTTTTTTACGAGCGCTGCTGCATGCTCAGCTTCTTCACGTCCGGCAGTTACCAGCTGAACCTCCACATCCGTATTCATGGCACGAAATTTGAACTTAAACGGACGCGCCGTCTCGTAAGCGCGACTCATGATGCACCTGTGCGTGACTGGTAACTGCCACTGCCAGTTCCGAAGTCAGATTCACCATCAGACCGACCGAAGTTCCCGCCATAGGATCTGCTCCGGTCTCCACGCTCCTCTTCCTGATTCGGAACAAAGCTGCCTGTCCATTCATCCATCACATCGTCCCGGGTATTCGACTGACTTGCAGGTAAACTATCGGTATCTATTCCATTTGCTGCTGCATATGCAGCATCAAAGGCATCAGAGGATCTTACATATTGAAAGAGTGCAGCCACCGTTAAAGTTGCAACTGCTGAGGCTTGCCATTTTCTCCATTGATTTCGTTTCTTTCTGTTCATCGCTTTTCCCTACTTTCTCTAGCGAAGTTCATGCACCTATCTTATGTGCCCTGGATTAAAAGCAGATGAATGAACCGTTAAGAAAGGCTAAAGCTTTCCATTTCCTCCGATTCCATATACACAAAATAGGCCCTGAACGGGAGAGATTCTCCCATTACAGAGCCTTAGCCTTATGAATGTTTGCTTTTGCTTTTCCTATTTTCGAATGAACTCCGTTATGCTTTTTTGAAAAAAAATGATTCATCCGCTCTCTGTTCCTGCACAATATGCCCGCGCCGGATCAACTCCTGAAGATGAGCGAGCGTTTCGCTCATGGCAAAGCGCAGTTGATGTGTGCCCAACCGATCACCAAACAAGGAAACACAAACGTCATACCCGTTCGACGGGTGCTGAGCAATATGTTCATCCATCTTCTGAAGCCGCTCCTCATGATGAGCCAGCAGATGAGAGGTTCGGTCTGTAAAGTGGCTGAATGGTTTTCGATGCCCCGGATATGCCTTCTCGACATCTAAACTTCCTAGACGGTGCAGCCCCTGAAGATAAGAAAACAATGGCTGGTTATCACTTCCTGGCTGCAAGCTGATATTGGGCGAAATCTGTGGCAGTACGGCATCGCCGCACAACATTTCTCTGGATTCTGGTGCATAAAAGGATAGATGCCCTGGGGCATGTCCACCTGTCTCGATGGCTACCCACCTTTTGCCGCCCATATCCAGCCAATCCCCATCTTCAATGAACGTCACATCCGGCAAGGGGGTAATCTGAGAGACGAATCCCTTCATATGTTCAGCAATTTGTACGGTCTTCTCATCCGGCATTCCATGTTGGCGATAGTATTCAGGCAGTACCCTATCAATGGTTGCACCCGGGCCCCACATGTAATCTGCCTCTTGACGAGACCTGGCAGACATGCGTACAGGAGAGCCCGACTTCTGCTGCATCCAGCCTGACAAGCCAAGATGATCAGGATGATGGTGGGTCAACACGATTTGACTAATGTCCTGAAAAGACAATCCCAGATTGGTTAGAGCTTCCTGCCATTCCTGTTCTGTTCCCTGGTTGCGCGGGCCTGGATCAACAACGGTTATCCTTCCATCAGCATCATAGAGCACGTAACTGTTCACCCATCGCAGCGGGAAAGACATCGTGATCTGGAGCCGATGCATGCCCTCTGGCATGCTGATTGCTTCCGTTCGTTTCATTTGCTTCTCCTCCCTGCTGTTCTTACTCCACAGGCCGATGACCCACAAAAATCATGCGCGGGGAATCCTGCTCATCATATTGCTCTTCGTCATAACCTCCATGAACCTGATCTACCACAAGCCCCGCCTCCTGCAGCAGCTCACTTAATTGTTCGCGGGTGTATAGCTTGACACGTTCCTCATGAATTCGGGGTTTCTGACTGGACCCTGAATCTGTAATGTGAATTTCTTTCTGCACAAATCCGTCCTTGATCTGGCGAAACTCCTCAATCCGATGCCCCTCCGTCTCTCGTTTGGAATGCGGAACCAAATGACGGGTTACGTAAGCCGTATTCATAAAATCAATAATGTAGCTGCCGCCAGGCTTCAGCATATGACGGATGCCCTGAAGCACCTTGAGCTGCTCACCATCCTCACGAAAATAACCGAACGATGTAAACAGGTTGACTACCGCATCAAATCCACCTTGGAGCGGCAGATTACGCATGTCGGCATGAACCCATTCCACCCGATTCTCGGTGTCCATCTGCCGCGCTTCACGCAGAAGCACATCCGACAGGTCAATTCCGGTGACCCGGAAGCCTGCGTCTGCCAGAGCCAAGGAATGGCGTCCCATACCGCAGCATAGATCCAGAACCCGTGCCTGCGGCTCAAGTTTTAACCAATTGATCATTTTATGTACTTCTTCATATGCTCCCTGCACATCCCTGTGCTTGTATACGAGAAGGTAGTCTTCTCCAAAGCTATCTTCATACCATTCCGTCATTCGTATCGCCCTCCACATGGTCAATGGCCCTGTTCTCTCTGTATCGTACTTGATATAGGGCTGATCATACCTAAGCTTGTAGTCATTGTATCTTCTTTATTCTTCAAACTCAAAGATTTCCAGCGGCTCCCGTTCGTTGAACGGCCTGAGTTCGCCCTATATAATGTTAAACATAGTCATGAACCCGCAAACCGGTTAACTATATATAAGCTTTTCTAAAGGTTTACCTGAGGACTGGTATATAATCCAACCATTCAGAGACATACACACTTGAATCGCCATTGGACTATTTAGTAA contains:
- a CDS encoding STM4013/SEN3800 family hydrolase, producing the protein MPDMNTIVGSHDLLMITLDTLRYDVAKQEEANCPNLCGSGPWEKRHTPGSFTYAAHHAFFGGFMPTPANTDKASHVRLFHSRNTGLKTHPHTWLFDTPDIVSGLAEEGYRTICIGGVIFFTKKNPLAKVLPGYFQQSYWRMTFGVTNPRSTEHQVQHALKLLEQIPQDEKVFLFLNVSAIHGPNRYFVEGAREDSVETQRAALRYVDQALGPLFDAMRGRTRPTFCLAFSDHGTAYGEDGYQGHRLAHEVVWNVPYREFVL
- a CDS encoding STM4014 family protein — protein: MSGVTANQTDQRRQPQSQSNERHIERPFWLIGNPDNRRTKGLQQARLECGLSPAKVIPYADVLKTWRQGGSLADVVNPGLQRKATAEVAPLIRMDAPGEQWDVERELLSLGAKDGDPNTESLSRESFTAEEALELRQDWGRIYAPAQWFNGWKGCLKRIGREAGELWPSARFLNDPEDIATMFDKRKCQQHLSAHRVDVPPVLQSPEQILSYSELRAAMQASGMYRVFVKLACGSAASGVVAYQINPRTGAEIAVTTVGMAVVKGRPIFYNEGRMQRYTRNEEIKTLLDWLCAEGAQIERWMAKASYGSRVFDIRQLVAGGHAGHAIVRLSQTPITNLHLRNERMLPEEAGVDGYRLGLVQTAAQTAMAAFPNSWSAGIDVMLSGGDNPRTYVLDVNPFGDLLYHVQHNGLGTYEWEMDILRKEPYEHA
- a CDS encoding STM4015 family protein; this translates as MQEVKLTVSFDDYENGIRMENLIRELAANPEAGTLESLVIGDWGQAYESSPDEFMNVLIELAPSFRSLKKLFIGDMGFEECEVSWIIQTDLTPLLKAFPELKSFTVKGSSGLSLEPLQHAKLEELVIICGGLPQEVLSSITNAQLPELRKLELYLGVDDYGFDGSLEDVLPLLEQGRFPKLVYLGLKDSEIQDDIAKAVAQAPIVDQLEVLDLSQGTLSDEGAEALLASDKIKKLKHLDLSYHYMTDEMLIRWKRSGLSVDVSDQQQSDEDDWRYPSLTE
- a CDS encoding XTP/dITP diphosphatase; translation: MHLDSPIIIVATRNQGKVREFAHAFAPLGKEVKSMFDYPELPDVVEDGVTFAENAWKKAKAVGDALGLPVLADDSGLCVDLLDGEPGVYSARYAGEGATDALNNAKLLAALESIKSGEDTQQPLLSPARFVCALVLYDPATGDKFEAEGTAEGWITSEAAGGGGFGYDPLFYVPEYEMTMAELTLEQKQAISHRGHALRALVSRLEG
- the rph gene encoding ribonuclease PH, yielding MMRSNGRTSEQLRPMNLTINTNKYAEGSVLIEVGDTKVICTATVEERVPPFMKGQGKGWVTAEYSMLPRATHTRNQREANRGKLTGRTMEIQRLIGRALRSVVNLQALGERTITLDCDVIQADGGTRTTSITGSFVALALAVNKIAQQHRLQTFPITDFIAAVSVGVVGEQPVLDLNYDEDSKAKVDMNLVMTGGGKYVELQGTGEEAPFDRRELNVMLELGEQGILEMIERQKEVLGPIALKIGASGLGEA
- a CDS encoding GerMN domain-containing protein translates to MSKIRYMRTASAAALLSIPMVLSGCGMFNAQSSEAIDPPPPIQEAAMIQAAEGNGTLATLPLTTVYLQDQQGLLAPVSLTLPAGSDVSSPKTALDTLVTGGAYAGMLPEGFQGVLPQGTVVQNVTVHPDDKLAVVEFSGNFAKYDAKDERKMLEAVTWTLTGTPDVENVQIWVDGKKLTQMPVNSTPLPEPLNRAVGINLDLGDTFTTNSSPVTVYFSAASPAGIQYYVPVTRLVTPGTDRVQAALNELIKGPAKGGELEEVMTGGTELQSVKTAEDGTITVALKDDMFVEGDAVPSELLQSVVLTTTENTASKDAKVQIEWNGQKTVMGDDNRDYSSPVSKPEYINEIPI
- a CDS encoding phosphatidylglycerophosphatase A encodes the protein MEHPEQEKIPYSLNSRKVADATREWLHKRGVTIPEIAELVMLLQKKYYPDLTMEECIDNVEKVLRKREVQNAVLTGIQLDLLAEQGQLISPLQEMIENDEGLYGVDEILAFSIVNVYGSIGFTNYGYVDKLKPGVLERLNDKSLGPVHTFLDDIVGAIASAASSRIAHRKQSELEEALGQKPVSDDVV
- a CDS encoding ferric reductase-like transmembrane domain-containing protein; protein product: MAQWIVDHVPTWNIIRISGIAAYLLLFAGVFLGIAQGMTAAKGKPKATMYQWHTRTTWLAFGLGILHALTLYIDHYSPFTWSELLIPFSASVHPVGSGLGTLSFYALLIVLLSSDLRNKLGRKWWFMFHMLSYPAFIGLLVHGMVTGSDSGNVLMRLMYVFTGLSILGITVLRGLLRERKGPQITIGPNRSQSQPAMERNWGEAYGLVGAGRQEGLK
- a CDS encoding FAD:protein FMN transferase, which gives rise to MSRAYETARPFKFKFRAMNTDVEVQLVTAGREEAEHAAALVKNWFETQEQRFSRFISNSELNRLNRSVGWMPVSAAMDEVLSLAYGYIGQTEGIFQPGISKALRQQGYDVSFDQIGQQERGMTPSLQHTLTTVAALILEEEHDYSCPGWIHRQGSRMVRLDPGIELDLGGIVKGWATERIADWLQRTLHIPAGMINAGGDIQMWGTPASSAWTVYIKDPMLDKRNLTGSIQLDAGAVATSGIARRQWQQADGSLSHHLIDPRAMKPADTDVVQCTALGQHVSQCEIIAKTVCILGSAEAMGWLNRHYDRHDVLWVTREGKFWFRGDMDALEEQWPGFEPDHCFSLI
- a CDS encoding MBL fold metallo-hydrolase, which encodes MKRTEAISMPEGMHRLQITMSFPLRWVNSYVLYDADGRITVVDPGPRNQGTEQEWQEALTNLGLSFQDISQIVLTHHHPDHLGLSGWMQQKSGSPVRMSARSRQEADYMWGPGATIDRVLPEYYRQHGMPDEKTVQIAEHMKGFVSQITPLPDVTFIEDGDWLDMGGKRWVAIETGGHAPGHLSFYAPESREMLCGDAVLPQISPNISLQPGSDNQPLFSYLQGLHRLGSLDVEKAYPGHRKPFSHFTDRTSHLLAHHEERLQKMDEHIAQHPSNGYDVCVSLFGDRLGTHQLRFAMSETLAHLQELIRRGHIVQEQRADESFFFKKA
- a CDS encoding class I SAM-dependent methyltransferase gives rise to the protein MTEWYEDSFGEDYLLVYKHRDVQGAYEEVHKMINWLKLEPQARVLDLCCGMGRHSLALADAGFRVTGIDLSDVLLREARQMDTENRVEWVHADMRNLPLQGGFDAVVNLFTSFGYFREDGEQLKVLQGIRHMLKPGGSYIIDFMNTAYVTRHLVPHSKRETEGHRIEEFRQIKDGFVQKEIHITDSGSSQKPRIHEERVKLYTREQLSELLQEAGLVVDQVHGGYDEEQYDEQDSPRMIFVGHRPVE